The Micromonas commoda chromosome 16, complete sequence genome has a window encoding:
- a CDS encoding heat shock transcription factor produces the protein MATDVDDRRHFGPAPRFLHKVYMFLEEERYTDIISWSDDGKQFTVHDVNRFTTDVMPEHFSHTNFSSFVRQLNSYGFRKVDQGSWSFANPGFFKGGAENLKFIERKGLDGGRGRGRGNAQGYAGTGAYGRLGRMAGTPALGLNVGGGAMDGHLLQDNRQDTFEAIVTQQLQLSRIEMANLMHRLTSVEKVQEQLLGILINEQTMMLNGASAPTAAIPIPATASTSTSLPASVFSGLTGAAAAMAVGSGMHGSIGPSGINIRGGILPAHLQQHLQQHHMNQQHAQQLHLNQQQLQQLQQLQQLQSQQQQQQLDLGGITIREAPLMQSQNASALAPKPEPAPPPPVNPNDPASETLATISGLSNQLVGVSPILGLGLDSAGTGLDPGSGGGGGAGLAGGGGSLANGAGLNLGGLGAGLAAQPGLMYPRQ, from the exons ATGGCTACGGACGTCGATGATAGGAGGCACTTCGGCCCGGCGCCCCGCTTCCTGCACAAAGT GTACATGTTCTTGGAGGAGGAGAGATACACGGATATCATCTCCTggtccgacgacggcaagCAGTTCACCGTCCACGACGTGAACAGGTTCACCACGGACGTGATGCCGGAGCACTTCTCGCACACAAACTTCAGCAGCTTCGTGAGGCAGCTCAACTCCTAC GGCTTCCGAAAGGTCGATCAGGGCAGCTGGAGCTTCGCCAACCCTGGATTCTTCAAGGGGGGAGCGGAGAACCTCAAGTTCATCGAGCGCAAAGGACTGGACGGCGGTCGGGGCAGGGGTCGAGGGAATGCGCAAGGGTACGCGGGTACGGGTGCATACGGACGCCTCGGCCGGATGGCGGGCACCCCCGCGCTGGGGTTaaacgtcggcggcggagccaTGGACGGGCACCTGCTCCAGGATAACCGGCAGGATACCTTCGAGGCGATCGTAACCCAGCAGCTCCAGCTGTCCAGGATCGAGATGGCCAACCTCATGCACCGGCTCACCTCGGTGGAGAAGGTCCAGGAGCAACTTCTCGGCATCCTCATCAACGAACAGACGATGATGCTCaacggcgcctccgcccccaccgcggccatccccatccccgccaccgcctccacctcTACCTCGCTCCCGGCGTCGGTTTTCTCCGGGctcacgggcgccgcggcggcgatggcggtggGCAGCGGCATGCACGGGTCGATCGGGCCGAGCGGGATCAACATCAGAGGTGGTATTTTGCCCGCGCACCTGCAGCAGCACCTGCAGCAGCACCACATGAATCAGCAGCACGCGCAGCAACTGCACCTGAATCAGCAGCAACTGCAGCAACTGCAGCAACTGCAGCAACTGCAgtcgcagcagcagcagcagcagctcgATTTGGGCGGTATCACCATAAGGGAGGCGCCGTTGATGCAGAGCCAAAACGCCTCCGCTCTCGCCCCCAAGCCagagccggcgccgcccccgccggtcAACCCCAACGACCCGGCTTCGGAAACCCTGGCGACCATCTCCGGTCTGTCGAATCAGCTCGTGGGCGTCAGTCCCATCCTGGGCCTGGGCCTGGACTCGGCGGGCACGGGACTCGACCCGGGGAGCGGGGGTGGCGGAGGAGCCGGGttggccggcggcggcggcagttTGGCCAACGGCGCGGGGCTCAACCTCGGGGGACtgggcgcggggctcgcggcgcagccCGGTCTTATGTATCCGCGCCAATAG